One Bos taurus isolate L1 Dominette 01449 registration number 42190680 breed Hereford chromosome 25, ARS-UCD2.0, whole genome shotgun sequence genomic window carries:
- the ACSM5 gene encoding acyl-coenzyme A synthetase ACSM5, mitochondrial isoform X4, whose protein sequence is MRLWLKELVLQALRNARGICGSHGQPPPLPVPQKIVATWEAISLGRQPVPEYFNFAHDVLDVWSQLEKAGHRPPIPAFWWVDGTGAEVKWSFEELGEQSRKAANVLEGACGLQPGDRMMLVLPRLPEWWLVSVACMRTGAIMIPGISQLTEKDLKFRLQASRAKAIITSDSLAPRVDAISADCPSLQTKLLVSDSYRPGWMNFRELLWEAATEHNCARTRGQDPVAIYFTSGTTGTPKMVEHTQASYGLGFVASGRLCPGSRSPPSVVSPPCSVCLCRRT, encoded by the exons ATGAGGCTATGGCTAAAAGAACTGGTCCTCCAGGCACTGAGAAATGCCCGGGGTATCTGTGGGTCTCATGGGCAGCCACCGCCTCTTCCTGTCCCTCAGAAGATtgtggccacctgggaagccatcagCCTGGGCAGGCAGCCAGTGCCTGAGTATTTCAACTTTGCCCATGATGTGCTGGACGTGTGGAGTCAGCTGGAAAAG GCTGGGCaccggcccccaatccctgcctTCTGGTGGGTTGATGGTACAGGAGCAGAGGTCAAGTGGAGCTTTGAAGAGCTGGGAGAGCAATCCAGGAAGGCAGCTAATGTGCTGGAGGGTGCCTGTGGCCTGCAGCCTGGAGACAGAATGATGCTGGTGCTCCCGCGGCTCCCGGAGTGGTGGCTGGTCAGCGTGGCTTGTATGCGGACAG GGGCCATCATGATTCCTGGCATCTCTCAGCTGACAGAAAAAGACCTCAAATTTCGGCTGCAGGCATCCAGAGCCAAGGCCATTATCACCAGTGACTCCTTGGCTCCACGGGTGGATGCCATTAGCGCCGACTGCCCTTCCCTTCAAACCAAGCTGCTTGTGTCAGACAGCTATCGGCCAGGCTGGATGAACTTCAGGGAACTCCTCTG gGAGGCAGCCACAGAACACAACTGTGCCAGGACCAGGGGTCAAGACCCAGTGGCCATCTACTTCACAAGTGGCACGACTGGGACCCCCAAGATGGTCGAGCACACCCAGGCCAGCTACGGACTGGGTTTTGTGGCCAGTGGGAG